One part of the Lytechinus pictus isolate F3 Inbred chromosome 3, Lp3.0, whole genome shotgun sequence genome encodes these proteins:
- the LOC129257711 gene encoding uncharacterized protein LOC129257711, producing MVLRAILKYLANHPQLVDSLAESRFMRRLAQMTAYGINKANEIGHEALDKAAESETLKKMADETHEPQGDLSSFGKTFAKELKQEMDKAREDAKKIK from the exons ATGGTGTTGAGAGCAATTTTAAA GTACTTGGCCAATCACCCTCAATTAGTAGAttca CTTGCAGAATCTAGATTTATGAGAAGACTGGCACAGATGACAGCATATGGAATTAATAAAGCTAATGAAATTG gTCATGAAGCATTAGACAAAGCTGCCGAGTCTGAAACGCTGAAGAAGATGGCAGACGAGACCCATGAGCCTCAAGGTGACCTGTCATCATTTGGGAAAACCTTTGCTAAGGAGCTGAAGCAAGAAATGGACAAGGCGAGGGAAGATGCTAAAAAGATTAAATGA